A region of Solea solea chromosome 7, fSolSol10.1, whole genome shotgun sequence DNA encodes the following proteins:
- the picalmb gene encoding phosphatidylinositol binding clathrin assembly protein b isoform X1 codes for MSGQSITDRITAAQHSVTGSAVSKTVCKATTHEVMGPKKKHLDYLIHCTNEMNVNIPQLADSLFERTTSTSWVVVFKSLITTHHLMVYGNERFVQYLASRNTLFNLSNFLDKSGLQGYDMSTFIRRYSRYLNEKAVSYRQVAFDFTKVKRGVDGVMRTMSTEKLLKTIPIIQNQMDALLDFNVNANELTNGVINAAFMLLFKDSIRLFAAYNEGIINLLEKYFDMKKTQCKEGLDIYKKFLTRMTRISEFLKVAEQVGIDRGDIPDLSQFTVCAPSSLLEALEQHLASLEGKKVKDSTAASRASTLSNAVSSLATTGMSFTKVDEREKQAALEEEQARLKALKFDSRSVTQEQRLKELSKRPSFATTDTSPVSTTGGAISTAPAIDLFSTASCSNGAVKMESDLFDLQSSFQPALQSGSSGSSGLPVATAWSDPFTSAEAGDDSMPNLNPFLSKLVVDATHLPVVSSDGVSFPSRTSAHEMFGDRYNPFTDTNSPVYKRTVRIEHSVSDSFCGPAASSAQQLSQQSPFPSECASVAGLFRGYPAAQAPPPQQSPGLQVDFESVFGAKASGGNSCVSADDISGGILKPTVAGSGLSSNQQPEKLVSDDLDSSLANLVGNLGIGNGTMKNDIHWSQPGEKRMTGGTHWQPKAAPTTTWNPVSMQPSVMTFPATTPTGMMAYGLPPQMSSMSMMNPPSMMFSQPAAVRPPNPFGSVSSAQPSAASSPSSQSPLRAPGHDPFAHLSLKDFL; via the exons ATGTCGGGCCAGAGCATCACGGACAGAATCACTGCAGCTCAGCACAGCGTCACCGGCTCCGCGGTGTCTAAAACCGTCTGTAAGGCCACGACCCACGAAGTCATGGGCCCCAAAAAGAAGCATCTGGACT attTGATCCACTGCACTAACGAGATGAACGTGAACATTCCTCAGTTGGCCGACTCTCTGTTTGAAAGAACCACGAGCACCAGCTGGGTGGTCGTCTTCAAGTCTCTCATCACCACACATCATCTCATGGTCTATGGAAACGAG CGTTTCGTCCAGTATTTGGCTTCCAGGAACACACTTTTCAACCTCAGTAATTTTTTGGACAAAAGTGGGTTACAAG GCTACGACATGTCCACGTTTATCAGGAGGTACAGTCGATATCTGAATGAAAAAGCTGTTTCTTACAGACAAGTCGCCTTTGACTTCACTAAAGTCAAACGTGG AGTGGACGGTGTAATGAGGACCATGAGCACAGAGAAGCTGCTCAAGACTATTCCAATTATTCAGAACCAGATGGACGCTCTGCTTGACTTCAAT GTTAATGCTAACGAGTTAACTAATGGAGTCATCAACGCAGCCTTCATGCTTCTCTTCAAGGACTCCATCAGACTCTTTGCTGCTTATAATGAAGGAATCATCAACCTGCTGG AGAAATACTTTGACATGAAGAAAACTCAGTGTAAAGAAGGTTTGGACATTTATAAGAAGTTTCTCACCAGGATGACACGGATATCAGAGTTCCTCAAAGTAGCAGAG caGGTGGGAATCGATCGAGGCGACATTCCAGATCTTTCCCAG TTCACAGTTTGT gcTCCCAGCAGCCTCCTGGAAGCTCTGGAGCAGCACTTGGCCTCTTTAGAGGGCAAGAAGGTCAAAGACTCCACTGCAGCCAGCAG aGCCAGCACTCTGTCAAACGCCGTGTCCTCTCTGGCCACCACCGGCATGTCCTTCACTAAAGTGGACGAGCGTGAGAAACAAGCGGCTCTGGAAGAAGAACAAGCTCGACTCAAAGCTCTGAAG TTTGATTCTCGCTCTGTGACTCAGGaacaaagacttaaagaacTTTCTAAAAGACCTTCGTTTGCCACCACTGACACGTCACCAGTCTCCACCACCGGGGGCGCTATCAGCACTGCACCAGCCATCGACCTCTTCTCCACAGCCAGCTGCTCCAACGG tgcagtgaaGATGGAGAGCGACCTGTTTGACCTCCAGTCATCGTTCCAGCCGGCTCTTCAGTCCGGTTCTTCAGGTTCTTCAGGTCTTCCAGTGGCTACAGCCTGGTCAG ATCCTTTCACCTCTGCTGAAGCTGGAGACGACTCCATGCCAAACCTCAACCCTTTCCTGTCAAAGCTGGTGGTGGATGCCACTCACTTACCTGTGGTGTCTTCAGACGGCGTTAGCTTTCCCTCTCGGACGTCTGCTCATGAAATGTTTGGCG ATCGTTATAATCCCTTTACTGACACAAACTCGCCTGTTTACAAACGCACAGTGCGGATAGAACACTCCGTCTCAG ACTCCTTCTGTGGTCCAGCAGCGTCCTCAGCTCAGCAGCTGTCTCAGCAGAGTCCTTTTCCCTCTGAGTGTGCGAGTGTCGCAGGTCTCTTCAGAG GTTACCCAGCAGcacaggctccgccccctcagcAGTCACCTGGTCTGCAGGTGGACTTTGAGTCTGTGTTTGGAGCCAAAGCTTCAGGAGGCAACAGCTGCGTCAGCGCTGACG ATATAAGTGGAGGAATCCTCAAACCAACTGTGGCTGGTTCCGGTCTGTCGTCCAATCAGCAGCCAGAGAAGCTGGTGTCAGACGACCTGGACTCTTCTCTGGCTAATCTCGTGGGCA ACCTCGGCATCGGAAACGGAACGATGAAAAA TGACATCCACTGGAGTCAGCCGGGGGAGAAGAGGATGACCGGCGGCACCCACTGGCAGCCGAAGGCAGCGCCGACCACGACCTGGAACCCTGTCTCCATG CAACCGTCAGTCATGACTTTCCCTGCGACCACGCCCACAGGCATGATGGCATACGGCTTG CCTCCACAGATGAGCTCCATGTCCATGATGAATCCTCCCTCCA
- the picalmb gene encoding phosphatidylinositol binding clathrin assembly protein b isoform X5 gives MSGQSITDRITAAQHSVTGSAVSKTVCKATTHEVMGPKKKHLDYLIHCTNEMNVNIPQLADSLFERTTSTSWVVVFKSLITTHHLMVYGNERFVQYLASRNTLFNLSNFLDKSGLQGYDMSTFIRRYSRYLNEKAVSYRQVAFDFTKVKRGVDGVMRTMSTEKLLKTIPIIQNQMDALLDFNVNANELTNGVINAAFMLLFKDSIRLFAAYNEGIINLLEKYFDMKKTQCKEGLDIYKKFLTRMTRISEFLKVAEQVGIDRGDIPDLSQFTVCAPSSLLEALEQHLASLEGKKVKDSTAASRASTLSNAVSSLATTGMSFTKVDEREKQAALEEEQARLKALKFDSRSVTQEQRLKELSKRPSFATTDTSPVSTTGGAISTAPAIDLFSTASCSNGAVKMESDLFDLQSSFQPALQSGSSGSSGLPVATAWSDPFTSAEAGDDSMPNLNPFLSKLVVDATHLPVVSSDGVSFPSRTSAHEMFGDRYNPFTDTNSPVYKRTVRIEHSVSGYPAAQAPPPQQSPGLQVDFESVFGAKASGGNSCVSADDISGGILKPTVAGSGLSSNQQPEKLVSDDLDSSLANLVGNLGIGNGTMKNDIHWSQPGEKRMTGGTHWQPKAAPTTTWNPVSMQPSVMTFPATTPTGMMAYGLPPQMSSMSMMNPPSMMFSQPAAVRPPNPFGSVSSAQPSAASSPSSQSPLRAPGHDPFAHLSLKDFL, from the exons ATGTCGGGCCAGAGCATCACGGACAGAATCACTGCAGCTCAGCACAGCGTCACCGGCTCCGCGGTGTCTAAAACCGTCTGTAAGGCCACGACCCACGAAGTCATGGGCCCCAAAAAGAAGCATCTGGACT attTGATCCACTGCACTAACGAGATGAACGTGAACATTCCTCAGTTGGCCGACTCTCTGTTTGAAAGAACCACGAGCACCAGCTGGGTGGTCGTCTTCAAGTCTCTCATCACCACACATCATCTCATGGTCTATGGAAACGAG CGTTTCGTCCAGTATTTGGCTTCCAGGAACACACTTTTCAACCTCAGTAATTTTTTGGACAAAAGTGGGTTACAAG GCTACGACATGTCCACGTTTATCAGGAGGTACAGTCGATATCTGAATGAAAAAGCTGTTTCTTACAGACAAGTCGCCTTTGACTTCACTAAAGTCAAACGTGG AGTGGACGGTGTAATGAGGACCATGAGCACAGAGAAGCTGCTCAAGACTATTCCAATTATTCAGAACCAGATGGACGCTCTGCTTGACTTCAAT GTTAATGCTAACGAGTTAACTAATGGAGTCATCAACGCAGCCTTCATGCTTCTCTTCAAGGACTCCATCAGACTCTTTGCTGCTTATAATGAAGGAATCATCAACCTGCTGG AGAAATACTTTGACATGAAGAAAACTCAGTGTAAAGAAGGTTTGGACATTTATAAGAAGTTTCTCACCAGGATGACACGGATATCAGAGTTCCTCAAAGTAGCAGAG caGGTGGGAATCGATCGAGGCGACATTCCAGATCTTTCCCAG TTCACAGTTTGT gcTCCCAGCAGCCTCCTGGAAGCTCTGGAGCAGCACTTGGCCTCTTTAGAGGGCAAGAAGGTCAAAGACTCCACTGCAGCCAGCAG aGCCAGCACTCTGTCAAACGCCGTGTCCTCTCTGGCCACCACCGGCATGTCCTTCACTAAAGTGGACGAGCGTGAGAAACAAGCGGCTCTGGAAGAAGAACAAGCTCGACTCAAAGCTCTGAAG TTTGATTCTCGCTCTGTGACTCAGGaacaaagacttaaagaacTTTCTAAAAGACCTTCGTTTGCCACCACTGACACGTCACCAGTCTCCACCACCGGGGGCGCTATCAGCACTGCACCAGCCATCGACCTCTTCTCCACAGCCAGCTGCTCCAACGG tgcagtgaaGATGGAGAGCGACCTGTTTGACCTCCAGTCATCGTTCCAGCCGGCTCTTCAGTCCGGTTCTTCAGGTTCTTCAGGTCTTCCAGTGGCTACAGCCTGGTCAG ATCCTTTCACCTCTGCTGAAGCTGGAGACGACTCCATGCCAAACCTCAACCCTTTCCTGTCAAAGCTGGTGGTGGATGCCACTCACTTACCTGTGGTGTCTTCAGACGGCGTTAGCTTTCCCTCTCGGACGTCTGCTCATGAAATGTTTGGCG ATCGTTATAATCCCTTTACTGACACAAACTCGCCTGTTTACAAACGCACAGTGCGGATAGAACACTCCGTCTCAG GTTACCCAGCAGcacaggctccgccccctcagcAGTCACCTGGTCTGCAGGTGGACTTTGAGTCTGTGTTTGGAGCCAAAGCTTCAGGAGGCAACAGCTGCGTCAGCGCTGACG ATATAAGTGGAGGAATCCTCAAACCAACTGTGGCTGGTTCCGGTCTGTCGTCCAATCAGCAGCCAGAGAAGCTGGTGTCAGACGACCTGGACTCTTCTCTGGCTAATCTCGTGGGCA ACCTCGGCATCGGAAACGGAACGATGAAAAA TGACATCCACTGGAGTCAGCCGGGGGAGAAGAGGATGACCGGCGGCACCCACTGGCAGCCGAAGGCAGCGCCGACCACGACCTGGAACCCTGTCTCCATG CAACCGTCAGTCATGACTTTCCCTGCGACCACGCCCACAGGCATGATGGCATACGGCTTG CCTCCACAGATGAGCTCCATGTCCATGATGAATCCTCCCTCCA
- the picalmb gene encoding phosphatidylinositol binding clathrin assembly protein b isoform X2, with protein sequence MSGQSITDRITAAQHSVTGSAVSKTVCKATTHEVMGPKKKHLDYLIHCTNEMNVNIPQLADSLFERTTSTSWVVVFKSLITTHHLMVYGNERFVQYLASRNTLFNLSNFLDKSGLQGYDMSTFIRRYSRYLNEKAVSYRQVAFDFTKVKRGVDGVMRTMSTEKLLKTIPIIQNQMDALLDFNVNANELTNGVINAAFMLLFKDSIRLFAAYNEGIINLLEKYFDMKKTQCKEGLDIYKKFLTRMTRISEFLKVAEQVGIDRGDIPDLSQAPSSLLEALEQHLASLEGKKVKDSTAASRASTLSNAVSSLATTGMSFTKVDEREKQAALEEEQARLKALKFDSRSVTQEQRLKELSKRPSFATTDTSPVSTTGGAISTAPAIDLFSTASCSNGAVKMESDLFDLQSSFQPALQSGSSGSSGLPVATAWSDPFTSAEAGDDSMPNLNPFLSKLVVDATHLPVVSSDGVSFPSRTSAHEMFGDRYNPFTDTNSPVYKRTVRIEHSVSDSFCGPAASSAQQLSQQSPFPSECASVAGLFRGYPAAQAPPPQQSPGLQVDFESVFGAKASGGNSCVSADDISGGILKPTVAGSGLSSNQQPEKLVSDDLDSSLANLVGNLGIGNGTMKNDIHWSQPGEKRMTGGTHWQPKAAPTTTWNPVSMQPSVMTFPATTPTGMMAYGLPPQMSSMSMMNPPSMMFSQPAAVRPPNPFGSVSSAQPSAASSPSSQSPLRAPGHDPFAHLSLKDFL encoded by the exons ATGTCGGGCCAGAGCATCACGGACAGAATCACTGCAGCTCAGCACAGCGTCACCGGCTCCGCGGTGTCTAAAACCGTCTGTAAGGCCACGACCCACGAAGTCATGGGCCCCAAAAAGAAGCATCTGGACT attTGATCCACTGCACTAACGAGATGAACGTGAACATTCCTCAGTTGGCCGACTCTCTGTTTGAAAGAACCACGAGCACCAGCTGGGTGGTCGTCTTCAAGTCTCTCATCACCACACATCATCTCATGGTCTATGGAAACGAG CGTTTCGTCCAGTATTTGGCTTCCAGGAACACACTTTTCAACCTCAGTAATTTTTTGGACAAAAGTGGGTTACAAG GCTACGACATGTCCACGTTTATCAGGAGGTACAGTCGATATCTGAATGAAAAAGCTGTTTCTTACAGACAAGTCGCCTTTGACTTCACTAAAGTCAAACGTGG AGTGGACGGTGTAATGAGGACCATGAGCACAGAGAAGCTGCTCAAGACTATTCCAATTATTCAGAACCAGATGGACGCTCTGCTTGACTTCAAT GTTAATGCTAACGAGTTAACTAATGGAGTCATCAACGCAGCCTTCATGCTTCTCTTCAAGGACTCCATCAGACTCTTTGCTGCTTATAATGAAGGAATCATCAACCTGCTGG AGAAATACTTTGACATGAAGAAAACTCAGTGTAAAGAAGGTTTGGACATTTATAAGAAGTTTCTCACCAGGATGACACGGATATCAGAGTTCCTCAAAGTAGCAGAG caGGTGGGAATCGATCGAGGCGACATTCCAGATCTTTCCCAG gcTCCCAGCAGCCTCCTGGAAGCTCTGGAGCAGCACTTGGCCTCTTTAGAGGGCAAGAAGGTCAAAGACTCCACTGCAGCCAGCAG aGCCAGCACTCTGTCAAACGCCGTGTCCTCTCTGGCCACCACCGGCATGTCCTTCACTAAAGTGGACGAGCGTGAGAAACAAGCGGCTCTGGAAGAAGAACAAGCTCGACTCAAAGCTCTGAAG TTTGATTCTCGCTCTGTGACTCAGGaacaaagacttaaagaacTTTCTAAAAGACCTTCGTTTGCCACCACTGACACGTCACCAGTCTCCACCACCGGGGGCGCTATCAGCACTGCACCAGCCATCGACCTCTTCTCCACAGCCAGCTGCTCCAACGG tgcagtgaaGATGGAGAGCGACCTGTTTGACCTCCAGTCATCGTTCCAGCCGGCTCTTCAGTCCGGTTCTTCAGGTTCTTCAGGTCTTCCAGTGGCTACAGCCTGGTCAG ATCCTTTCACCTCTGCTGAAGCTGGAGACGACTCCATGCCAAACCTCAACCCTTTCCTGTCAAAGCTGGTGGTGGATGCCACTCACTTACCTGTGGTGTCTTCAGACGGCGTTAGCTTTCCCTCTCGGACGTCTGCTCATGAAATGTTTGGCG ATCGTTATAATCCCTTTACTGACACAAACTCGCCTGTTTACAAACGCACAGTGCGGATAGAACACTCCGTCTCAG ACTCCTTCTGTGGTCCAGCAGCGTCCTCAGCTCAGCAGCTGTCTCAGCAGAGTCCTTTTCCCTCTGAGTGTGCGAGTGTCGCAGGTCTCTTCAGAG GTTACCCAGCAGcacaggctccgccccctcagcAGTCACCTGGTCTGCAGGTGGACTTTGAGTCTGTGTTTGGAGCCAAAGCTTCAGGAGGCAACAGCTGCGTCAGCGCTGACG ATATAAGTGGAGGAATCCTCAAACCAACTGTGGCTGGTTCCGGTCTGTCGTCCAATCAGCAGCCAGAGAAGCTGGTGTCAGACGACCTGGACTCTTCTCTGGCTAATCTCGTGGGCA ACCTCGGCATCGGAAACGGAACGATGAAAAA TGACATCCACTGGAGTCAGCCGGGGGAGAAGAGGATGACCGGCGGCACCCACTGGCAGCCGAAGGCAGCGCCGACCACGACCTGGAACCCTGTCTCCATG CAACCGTCAGTCATGACTTTCCCTGCGACCACGCCCACAGGCATGATGGCATACGGCTTG CCTCCACAGATGAGCTCCATGTCCATGATGAATCCTCCCTCCA
- the picalmb gene encoding phosphatidylinositol binding clathrin assembly protein b isoform X6 — MSGQSITDRITAAQHSVTGSAVSKTVCKATTHEVMGPKKKHLDYLIHCTNEMNVNIPQLADSLFERTTSTSWVVVFKSLITTHHLMVYGNERFVQYLASRNTLFNLSNFLDKSGLQGYDMSTFIRRYSRYLNEKAVSYRQVAFDFTKVKRGVDGVMRTMSTEKLLKTIPIIQNQMDALLDFNVNANELTNGVINAAFMLLFKDSIRLFAAYNEGIINLLEKYFDMKKTQCKEGLDIYKKFLTRMTRISEFLKVAEQVGIDRGDIPDLSQFTVCAPSSLLEALEQHLASLEGKKVKDSTAASRASTLSNAVSSLATTGMSFTKVDEREKQAALEEEQARLKALKFDSRSVTQEQRLKELSKRPSFATTDTSPVSTTGGAISTAPAIDLFSTASCSNGAVKMESDLFDLQSSFQPALQSGSSGSSGLPVATAWSGYPAAQAPPPQQSPGLQVDFESVFGAKASGGNSCVSADDISGGILKPTVAGSGLSSNQQPEKLVSDDLDSSLANLVGNLGIGNGTMKNDIHWSQPGEKRMTGGTHWQPKAAPTTTWNPVSMQPSVMTFPATTPTGMMAYGLPPQMSSMSMMNPPSMMFSQPAAVRPPNPFGSVSSAQPSAASSPSSQSPLRAPGHDPFAHLSLKDFL; from the exons ATGTCGGGCCAGAGCATCACGGACAGAATCACTGCAGCTCAGCACAGCGTCACCGGCTCCGCGGTGTCTAAAACCGTCTGTAAGGCCACGACCCACGAAGTCATGGGCCCCAAAAAGAAGCATCTGGACT attTGATCCACTGCACTAACGAGATGAACGTGAACATTCCTCAGTTGGCCGACTCTCTGTTTGAAAGAACCACGAGCACCAGCTGGGTGGTCGTCTTCAAGTCTCTCATCACCACACATCATCTCATGGTCTATGGAAACGAG CGTTTCGTCCAGTATTTGGCTTCCAGGAACACACTTTTCAACCTCAGTAATTTTTTGGACAAAAGTGGGTTACAAG GCTACGACATGTCCACGTTTATCAGGAGGTACAGTCGATATCTGAATGAAAAAGCTGTTTCTTACAGACAAGTCGCCTTTGACTTCACTAAAGTCAAACGTGG AGTGGACGGTGTAATGAGGACCATGAGCACAGAGAAGCTGCTCAAGACTATTCCAATTATTCAGAACCAGATGGACGCTCTGCTTGACTTCAAT GTTAATGCTAACGAGTTAACTAATGGAGTCATCAACGCAGCCTTCATGCTTCTCTTCAAGGACTCCATCAGACTCTTTGCTGCTTATAATGAAGGAATCATCAACCTGCTGG AGAAATACTTTGACATGAAGAAAACTCAGTGTAAAGAAGGTTTGGACATTTATAAGAAGTTTCTCACCAGGATGACACGGATATCAGAGTTCCTCAAAGTAGCAGAG caGGTGGGAATCGATCGAGGCGACATTCCAGATCTTTCCCAG TTCACAGTTTGT gcTCCCAGCAGCCTCCTGGAAGCTCTGGAGCAGCACTTGGCCTCTTTAGAGGGCAAGAAGGTCAAAGACTCCACTGCAGCCAGCAG aGCCAGCACTCTGTCAAACGCCGTGTCCTCTCTGGCCACCACCGGCATGTCCTTCACTAAAGTGGACGAGCGTGAGAAACAAGCGGCTCTGGAAGAAGAACAAGCTCGACTCAAAGCTCTGAAG TTTGATTCTCGCTCTGTGACTCAGGaacaaagacttaaagaacTTTCTAAAAGACCTTCGTTTGCCACCACTGACACGTCACCAGTCTCCACCACCGGGGGCGCTATCAGCACTGCACCAGCCATCGACCTCTTCTCCACAGCCAGCTGCTCCAACGG tgcagtgaaGATGGAGAGCGACCTGTTTGACCTCCAGTCATCGTTCCAGCCGGCTCTTCAGTCCGGTTCTTCAGGTTCTTCAGGTCTTCCAGTGGCTACAGCCTGGTCAG GTTACCCAGCAGcacaggctccgccccctcagcAGTCACCTGGTCTGCAGGTGGACTTTGAGTCTGTGTTTGGAGCCAAAGCTTCAGGAGGCAACAGCTGCGTCAGCGCTGACG ATATAAGTGGAGGAATCCTCAAACCAACTGTGGCTGGTTCCGGTCTGTCGTCCAATCAGCAGCCAGAGAAGCTGGTGTCAGACGACCTGGACTCTTCTCTGGCTAATCTCGTGGGCA ACCTCGGCATCGGAAACGGAACGATGAAAAA TGACATCCACTGGAGTCAGCCGGGGGAGAAGAGGATGACCGGCGGCACCCACTGGCAGCCGAAGGCAGCGCCGACCACGACCTGGAACCCTGTCTCCATG CAACCGTCAGTCATGACTTTCCCTGCGACCACGCCCACAGGCATGATGGCATACGGCTTG CCTCCACAGATGAGCTCCATGTCCATGATGAATCCTCCCTCCA
- the picalmb gene encoding phosphatidylinositol binding clathrin assembly protein b isoform X3: MSGQSITDRITAAQHSVTGSAVSKTVCKATTHEVMGPKKKHLDYLIHCTNEMNVNIPQLADSLFERTTSTSWVVVFKSLITTHHLMVYGNERFVQYLASRNTLFNLSNFLDKSGLQGYDMSTFIRRYSRYLNEKAVSYRQVAFDFTKVKRGVDGVMRTMSTEKLLKTIPIIQNQMDALLDFNVNANELTNGVINAAFMLLFKDSIRLFAAYNEGIINLLEKYFDMKKTQCKEGLDIYKKFLTRMTRISEFLKVAEQVGIDRGDIPDLSQFTVCAPSSLLEALEQHLASLEGKKVKDSTAASRASTLSNAVSSLATTGMSFTKVDEREKQAALEEEQARLKALKEQRLKELSKRPSFATTDTSPVSTTGGAISTAPAIDLFSTASCSNGAVKMESDLFDLQSSFQPALQSGSSGSSGLPVATAWSDPFTSAEAGDDSMPNLNPFLSKLVVDATHLPVVSSDGVSFPSRTSAHEMFGDRYNPFTDTNSPVYKRTVRIEHSVSDSFCGPAASSAQQLSQQSPFPSECASVAGLFRGYPAAQAPPPQQSPGLQVDFESVFGAKASGGNSCVSADDISGGILKPTVAGSGLSSNQQPEKLVSDDLDSSLANLVGNLGIGNGTMKNDIHWSQPGEKRMTGGTHWQPKAAPTTTWNPVSMQPSVMTFPATTPTGMMAYGLPPQMSSMSMMNPPSMMFSQPAAVRPPNPFGSVSSAQPSAASSPSSQSPLRAPGHDPFAHLSLKDFL, encoded by the exons ATGTCGGGCCAGAGCATCACGGACAGAATCACTGCAGCTCAGCACAGCGTCACCGGCTCCGCGGTGTCTAAAACCGTCTGTAAGGCCACGACCCACGAAGTCATGGGCCCCAAAAAGAAGCATCTGGACT attTGATCCACTGCACTAACGAGATGAACGTGAACATTCCTCAGTTGGCCGACTCTCTGTTTGAAAGAACCACGAGCACCAGCTGGGTGGTCGTCTTCAAGTCTCTCATCACCACACATCATCTCATGGTCTATGGAAACGAG CGTTTCGTCCAGTATTTGGCTTCCAGGAACACACTTTTCAACCTCAGTAATTTTTTGGACAAAAGTGGGTTACAAG GCTACGACATGTCCACGTTTATCAGGAGGTACAGTCGATATCTGAATGAAAAAGCTGTTTCTTACAGACAAGTCGCCTTTGACTTCACTAAAGTCAAACGTGG AGTGGACGGTGTAATGAGGACCATGAGCACAGAGAAGCTGCTCAAGACTATTCCAATTATTCAGAACCAGATGGACGCTCTGCTTGACTTCAAT GTTAATGCTAACGAGTTAACTAATGGAGTCATCAACGCAGCCTTCATGCTTCTCTTCAAGGACTCCATCAGACTCTTTGCTGCTTATAATGAAGGAATCATCAACCTGCTGG AGAAATACTTTGACATGAAGAAAACTCAGTGTAAAGAAGGTTTGGACATTTATAAGAAGTTTCTCACCAGGATGACACGGATATCAGAGTTCCTCAAAGTAGCAGAG caGGTGGGAATCGATCGAGGCGACATTCCAGATCTTTCCCAG TTCACAGTTTGT gcTCCCAGCAGCCTCCTGGAAGCTCTGGAGCAGCACTTGGCCTCTTTAGAGGGCAAGAAGGTCAAAGACTCCACTGCAGCCAGCAG aGCCAGCACTCTGTCAAACGCCGTGTCCTCTCTGGCCACCACCGGCATGTCCTTCACTAAAGTGGACGAGCGTGAGAAACAAGCGGCTCTGGAAGAAGAACAAGCTCGACTCAAAGCTCTGAAG GaacaaagacttaaagaacTTTCTAAAAGACCTTCGTTTGCCACCACTGACACGTCACCAGTCTCCACCACCGGGGGCGCTATCAGCACTGCACCAGCCATCGACCTCTTCTCCACAGCCAGCTGCTCCAACGG tgcagtgaaGATGGAGAGCGACCTGTTTGACCTCCAGTCATCGTTCCAGCCGGCTCTTCAGTCCGGTTCTTCAGGTTCTTCAGGTCTTCCAGTGGCTACAGCCTGGTCAG ATCCTTTCACCTCTGCTGAAGCTGGAGACGACTCCATGCCAAACCTCAACCCTTTCCTGTCAAAGCTGGTGGTGGATGCCACTCACTTACCTGTGGTGTCTTCAGACGGCGTTAGCTTTCCCTCTCGGACGTCTGCTCATGAAATGTTTGGCG ATCGTTATAATCCCTTTACTGACACAAACTCGCCTGTTTACAAACGCACAGTGCGGATAGAACACTCCGTCTCAG ACTCCTTCTGTGGTCCAGCAGCGTCCTCAGCTCAGCAGCTGTCTCAGCAGAGTCCTTTTCCCTCTGAGTGTGCGAGTGTCGCAGGTCTCTTCAGAG GTTACCCAGCAGcacaggctccgccccctcagcAGTCACCTGGTCTGCAGGTGGACTTTGAGTCTGTGTTTGGAGCCAAAGCTTCAGGAGGCAACAGCTGCGTCAGCGCTGACG ATATAAGTGGAGGAATCCTCAAACCAACTGTGGCTGGTTCCGGTCTGTCGTCCAATCAGCAGCCAGAGAAGCTGGTGTCAGACGACCTGGACTCTTCTCTGGCTAATCTCGTGGGCA ACCTCGGCATCGGAAACGGAACGATGAAAAA TGACATCCACTGGAGTCAGCCGGGGGAGAAGAGGATGACCGGCGGCACCCACTGGCAGCCGAAGGCAGCGCCGACCACGACCTGGAACCCTGTCTCCATG CAACCGTCAGTCATGACTTTCCCTGCGACCACGCCCACAGGCATGATGGCATACGGCTTG CCTCCACAGATGAGCTCCATGTCCATGATGAATCCTCCCTCCA